The proteins below are encoded in one region of Salvelinus namaycush isolate Seneca chromosome 39, SaNama_1.0, whole genome shotgun sequence:
- the zgc:172076 gene encoding zgc:172076, whose product MANASANKIAAAKEPSFREVMKEEMCEALTGLREELREDTLVPTDPMSLFNLKRGSPEEEFPNLKYNYTCMARILTPKLYTRQFNRATQSGVIFDDVIRPGLEEPGKLHGPMSVGCVAGDGQSYILFCDFFDRVIEAYQNHKMSKLQESDFNHDNLKGGDDFDRDYALSCEVSVVRGVDDFGFPTHCSRGERRQLFMLAKKALDQLAEELPGKLYSRAELSHDKEDKGVTVGAPSLSQLRNGVARDWPDSRAVWISKDGTLAVWVNIDDHLRLVTTRDDANIAEAFQCICVNILKLEALYKKLRHPFIWKQQLGWVVSSPADVGTGLRASVRVKLQHLPRHKRLEDVLNRLRLRMDNTDCSEVYNISNAQTIGLDEVGFTQLVVDGVKLLIRMEKRLEGEEKIDDLVPLQK is encoded by the exons ATGGCTAATGCTAGCGCAAATAAGATAGCAGCAGCAAAAGAACCCTCATTTCGTGAGGTGATGAAGGAGGAAATGTGCGAGGCGCTCACAGGCTTACGAGAGGAACTTCGAGAAGAT ACCTTGGTCCCCACAGACCCCATGTCCCTGTTCAACCTGAAGAGAGGTTCCCCCGAAGAAGAGTTCCCTAACCTAAAATACAACTACACGTGTATGGCGAGAATACTGACTCCAAAACTGTATACTCGCCAGTTCAACCGTGCCACCCAGAGCGGGGTCATCTTTGATGATGTCATACGCCCGGGCCTCGAGGAACCAG GGAAGCTTCATGGACCCATGTCTGTGGGTTGTGTGGCTGGTGACGGCCAGTCTTACATCCTATTCTGTGACTTCTTTGATCGGGTCATTGAGGCCTACCAAAACCACAAGATGAGCAAGTTACAGGAGAGCGACTTTAATCACGACAACTTAAAG ggaggtgaTGATTTTGACCGTGATTACGCCTTGAGCTGCGAGGTGAGTGTGGTGCGCGGTGTGGATGACTTCGGCTTTCCGACACACTGCAGCCGGGGAGAACGTAGACAGCTCTTCATGCTGGCCAAGAAAG CTCTGGACCAATTGGCAGAGGAGTTGCCAGGGAAGCTGTACTCAAGGGCAGAACTGTCACATGACAAAGAAGACAAGGGAGTGACCGTGGGAGCCCCTTCCCTTTCCCAGTTGAGGAACGGGGTGGCCCGTGACTGGCCTGACTCCAGAGCTGTATG GATCAGTAAAGACGGGACCCTGGCGGTATGGGTCAACATTGACGACCACCTCAGATTGGTGACCACGCGAGATGACGCCAACATTGCAGAGGCCTTCCAATGTATCTGTGTCAATATCCTTAAG TTGGAGGCGCTGTACAAAAAGCTGAGGCACCCATTCATCTGGAAGCAGCAGCTTGGATGGGTAGTGAGCTCTCCAGCAGATGTGGGGACCGGCCTGAGGGCTAGCGTTCGTGTCAAGCTGCAACACCTGCCCAGACACAAACGCCTGGAAGACGTCCTCAACAGACTGCGCCTCCGCATGGACAACACCG ACTGCAGTGAGGTGTATAACATCAGTAATGCCCAGACAATCGGCTTGGACGAGGTGGGGTTCACGCAGCTAGTGGTGGATGGGGTCAAGCTGCTCATCCGCATGGAGAAGAGGTTAGAGGGTGAAGAGAAAATCGATGATCTGGTGCCTTTACAGAAGTAG